In the genome of Telluria beijingensis, one region contains:
- a CDS encoding alpha/beta fold hydrolase, protein MTPLFSGFRSLQVQVAPSITINAVTGGSGPPLLLLHGHPQTHAIWHKVAPRLAERFTLVACDLRGYGDSSKPAGELDHANYSKRTMAADVLAVMRALCFETFRVLAHDRGARVAHRLALDHPQAIERLALLDIAPTLAMYEQTSEAFARAYWHWFFLIQPAPLPERLIEADPAAYARDVMGKRSAGLAPFDPRALAEYQRCLALPGAAHGICEDYRAAAGIDLEHDRIDRDAGRRLAMPLLALWGEQGVVGRCFDPLAEWKRVADDVHGGALPCGHYIAEEAPEALLERVLPFLAG, encoded by the coding sequence ATGACGCCGCTATTCTCCGGTTTCCGTTCCCTGCAGGTGCAGGTAGCCCCGTCGATCACGATCAATGCCGTCACTGGCGGCTCCGGCCCGCCGCTGCTCCTGCTGCACGGCCACCCGCAAACCCACGCCATCTGGCACAAGGTGGCCCCGCGCCTGGCCGAACGCTTCACGCTGGTGGCCTGCGACCTGCGTGGCTATGGCGACTCTTCGAAGCCCGCGGGCGAGCTTGATCACGCCAACTACAGCAAGCGCACGATGGCGGCCGACGTGCTGGCCGTGATGCGCGCGCTGTGCTTCGAGACCTTCAGGGTGCTGGCCCACGACCGCGGCGCGCGTGTCGCGCACCGGTTGGCGCTGGATCATCCGCAGGCGATCGAGAGGCTGGCCTTGCTGGACATCGCGCCGACGCTGGCGATGTACGAACAGACGTCGGAAGCATTCGCGCGCGCCTACTGGCACTGGTTCTTCCTGATCCAGCCGGCGCCGCTGCCCGAGCGCCTGATCGAGGCCGACCCCGCCGCCTACGCGCGCGACGTGATGGGCAAGCGCAGCGCCGGCCTGGCGCCGTTCGATCCGCGCGCGCTCGCTGAATACCAGCGCTGCCTGGCCCTGCCGGGCGCGGCCCACGGCATCTGCGAGGATTACCGCGCCGCCGCCGGCATCGACCTGGAACACGACCGGATCGATCGTGATGCGGGACGCCGGCTGGCGATGCCGCTGCTGGCGCTATGGGGCGAACAGGGCGTGGTGGGCCGCTGCTTCGATCCGCTCGCGGAGTGGAAGCGGGTCGCGGACGACGTGCATGGCGGGGCGCTGCCCTGCGGGCACTACATCGCCGAAGAGGCGCCGGAGGCGTTGCTGGAACGCGTGCTGCCGTTTCTCGCGGGCTGA
- a CDS encoding TonB-dependent receptor plug domain-containing protein produces MQKARTEKTALALAIATLCAGFAHAQEATPQAATPAETASNAATVVVTGTRVANRTALDTAAPVDIIAADTLKNAGSTEMNQALSLALPSLNFPRPSITDGTDTIRPATLRGMAPDQTLVLINSKRRHASSLVNVNGSIGRGSAAVDLNTIPTAIVKSVEVLRDGAAAQYGSDAISGVVNMRLRTDRDGGEASVTYGARKTEYDLWNDVAPAGATWSGPDSRKRTDGQTATVSLWKGLALGESGFLTLAAEYRDQHRTERTGYDMRQQYPRVNGGFDPRENTINRFNAWTGEPELEQSTLFANAGNDLGGGVKVYGWASYQDRDATSGGYFRPPQDARNIPSIYPDGFLPLISPTVKDFSMTGGVTWQAGQWDMDASLGYGKNKMEYTIENTLNRSLGPTSKTEFYAGGYSYDQAVFNLTGVRSIELASLSSPLNVAVGVEARREGYELFAGEEQSWSYGGEVLPNGTPAAPGAQVFPGFRPANEVDAHRNAVGAFVDLEANITPELLASAAVRAEKYSDFGNSVAGKLALRYDFTKSFALRGAIQNGFRAPSPQQQNFTATSTNFINGVPYEITTFKPSDPVAVALGAKPLDAEESVNASLGAVLRLGAVSVTVDAYRIDIDDRIILSENLTQANVRDYIASQGFIGVGGGRFFINGVDTTTKGVDVVINWAHNAGAAGRFDFTLAGNYTDTEVTKVPVTAQLSNLSPAPVLFDRVNVLSLEKGQPKNKISANVNWKLGPWGATLRATRYGEVLSPGTTAAFDFELGAKTVVDLEGRFAVTPKLTLALGADNVFDQYPETLPPAINTTSNMPFSTYAPFGRSGRYIYGRATYAF; encoded by the coding sequence ATGCAGAAAGCCAGGACGGAAAAGACAGCACTCGCACTTGCCATCGCCACGCTGTGCGCGGGGTTCGCCCACGCCCAGGAAGCCACGCCACAGGCCGCAACCCCAGCGGAGACGGCAAGCAATGCCGCCACCGTGGTGGTCACCGGCACCCGGGTCGCCAACCGCACCGCGCTCGACACCGCCGCACCGGTCGACATCATCGCGGCCGACACCCTCAAGAATGCCGGCAGCACCGAGATGAACCAGGCGCTGTCGCTGGCCCTGCCCTCGCTGAACTTCCCGCGGCCTTCGATCACCGACGGTACCGATACCATCCGCCCCGCCACCCTGCGCGGCATGGCGCCCGACCAGACCCTGGTGCTGATCAACTCCAAGCGCCGCCATGCGTCCTCGCTGGTGAACGTGAACGGCTCGATCGGCCGCGGTTCGGCGGCGGTCGACCTGAATACCATCCCGACCGCGATCGTGAAATCGGTCGAGGTGCTGCGCGACGGCGCCGCGGCGCAATATGGTTCCGACGCCATTTCGGGCGTGGTCAATATGCGCCTGCGCACCGACCGCGATGGCGGCGAAGCGAGCGTGACCTATGGCGCTCGCAAGACCGAATACGACTTGTGGAACGACGTGGCCCCGGCGGGCGCTACCTGGTCCGGCCCGGATTCGCGCAAGCGCACCGACGGCCAGACCGCCACCGTCAGCCTGTGGAAAGGCCTGGCGCTGGGCGAATCGGGCTTCCTGACCCTGGCCGCCGAATACCGCGACCAGCACCGCACCGAACGCACCGGCTACGATATGCGCCAGCAGTACCCGCGCGTGAACGGCGGCTTCGACCCGCGTGAGAACACCATCAACCGCTTCAATGCCTGGACCGGTGAGCCGGAACTCGAGCAATCCACCCTGTTCGCCAACGCCGGCAATGACCTGGGCGGCGGCGTCAAGGTGTATGGGTGGGCCAGCTACCAGGACCGCGACGCCACCTCGGGCGGCTACTTCCGCCCGCCGCAGGATGCGCGCAACATCCCGTCGATCTATCCGGACGGCTTCCTGCCGCTGATCTCGCCGACCGTCAAGGATTTCTCGATGACGGGCGGCGTGACCTGGCAAGCCGGCCAATGGGATATGGACGCCTCGCTCGGCTACGGCAAGAACAAGATGGAGTACACCATCGAGAACACCCTGAACCGCTCGCTGGGCCCGACCAGCAAGACCGAGTTCTATGCCGGCGGTTATTCGTACGACCAGGCGGTGTTCAACCTGACCGGCGTGCGCAGCATCGAGCTGGCTTCGCTGTCGTCGCCGCTGAACGTGGCGGTGGGGGTCGAGGCGCGGCGCGAAGGCTATGAGCTGTTCGCCGGCGAGGAGCAGTCGTGGAGCTATGGCGGCGAAGTGCTGCCCAACGGGACGCCGGCCGCGCCGGGCGCCCAGGTGTTCCCGGGCTTCCGTCCCGCCAACGAAGTCGACGCCCATCGCAATGCGGTCGGCGCCTTCGTCGACCTGGAGGCGAATATCACGCCCGAACTGCTGGCCTCGGCGGCGGTGCGCGCCGAAAAATATTCGGACTTCGGCAACAGCGTGGCCGGCAAGCTGGCGCTGCGCTACGACTTCACCAAGTCGTTCGCACTGCGCGGCGCGATCCAGAACGGTTTCCGGGCGCCGTCGCCGCAGCAGCAGAACTTCACCGCGACGTCCACCAACTTCATCAACGGCGTCCCCTACGAGATCACCACCTTCAAGCCGTCCGACCCGGTGGCCGTGGCGCTGGGCGCCAAGCCGCTCGACGCCGAGGAATCGGTGAACGCCTCGCTCGGCGCCGTGCTGCGCCTGGGCGCCGTGAGCGTGACGGTCGACGCCTACCGCATCGACATCGACGACCGCATCATCCTGTCCGAGAACCTCACGCAAGCCAATGTGCGCGACTACATTGCCAGCCAGGGCTTCATCGGCGTGGGCGGCGGGCGCTTCTTCATCAATGGCGTGGACACCACGACCAAGGGCGTGGACGTGGTGATCAACTGGGCGCATAACGCGGGGGCAGCGGGCCGCTTCGACTTCACGCTGGCCGGCAACTACACCGACACCGAAGTGACCAAGGTGCCGGTCACCGCGCAACTATCGAACCTGAGCCCGGCGCCGGTGCTGTTCGACCGTGTGAACGTGCTGTCGCTCGAGAAGGGCCAGCCGAAGAACAAGATCAGCGCAAACGTCAACTGGAAGCTGGGCCCATGGGGCGCGACCCTGCGCGCCACCCGCTACGGCGAGGTGCTGTCGCCGGGCACCACGGCGGCCTTCGACTTCGAGCTCGGCGCCAAGACCGTGGTCGACCTGGAAGGACGTTTCGCCGTCACGCCCAAGCTGACCCTGGCGCTGGGCGCGGACAACGTCTTCGACCAATATCCCGAGACGCTGCCGCCGGCGATCAACACCACCAGCAATATGCCGTTCTCGACCTATGCGCCGTTCGGCCGTTCGGGACGGTATATCTACGGCCGCGCCACCTACGCGTTCTGA
- a CDS encoding DUF3592 domain-containing protein, with protein sequence MSTQPHTEPAIPHDPQFQVLLGWFLIALALPLAIWMALRIHDKFDARSWPKTSAEVTRSELYKRGGRSTSWCIKMAYRYQVDGRQFESARSATSRMTDAGCDPSRAVIQARFENRQPGDRITIRHHPRKPERAIAYVDGLDFPDFFLPAVALGTFAVGVHSIRYGARLRVEQALLAADRRARMRRAAREQNVKEIP encoded by the coding sequence ATGAGCACGCAGCCACACACCGAACCCGCCATCCCGCACGATCCCCAGTTTCAGGTGCTCCTGGGCTGGTTCCTGATCGCGCTCGCGCTGCCGCTGGCGATCTGGATGGCGCTGCGCATCCACGACAAGTTCGATGCGCGGTCCTGGCCGAAGACCAGCGCCGAAGTCACCAGGAGCGAGTTGTACAAGCGCGGCGGCCGGTCGACCAGCTGGTGCATCAAGATGGCCTACCGCTATCAGGTCGATGGCCGCCAGTTCGAATCGGCCCGCAGCGCCACGTCGCGCATGACCGATGCCGGCTGCGACCCATCGCGCGCCGTCATCCAGGCGCGCTTCGAGAACCGCCAGCCTGGGGACCGGATCACGATCCGCCATCATCCGCGCAAGCCCGAGCGCGCGATTGCCTACGTCGATGGACTCGATTTCCCCGATTTCTTCCTCCCGGCGGTTGCGCTCGGCACGTTCGCGGTGGGCGTGCATTCCATCCGCTACGGCGCACGGTTGCGCGTCGAGCAGGCCTTGCTGGCCGCCGACCGCCGCGCGCGCATGCGCCGCGCCGCGCGCGAACAGAACGTGAAAGAGATACCATGA
- a CDS encoding TonB-dependent receptor produces MTTRRDGARRQAFQLHPVAGACALLMMMAAPLHAQEAGAQDPEDAVRPAATVTGEAPIATVNVSGIRRGIEAAIEIKRNATSIVEAVSAEDIGKLPDTTVAQSISRLSGVTTQRSKINGKATEVSVRGMSPTFNGSLLNGREQASTSDARSPEFDLFPSELTGSVLVYKTPDASLIGQGLASTIDLRTLRPLDFGKRMFAANARKERIGFGSGSDLGSGHRKTLTYVDQFFGRKLGLSVGLTSFKQDNGGELKFDSWGANTADIDYNGQTVKAINGFMAETSRRKAERDGASVTLQFRPNDKFRSTADLFYSRGEEATKKTGLEGAIVGGTGIYDPNAVLTDATIENGIVTAGTFSNYKGDVRNHMFSNKDRLLSVGVNNELKVGEWRIVNDLSYSKGTKRISNFETIAGQPGNTPESQLGSISYSGFNGTNYNSVRFTPSLDYSDRNVALLTDVAGWGGGPLSPQAGYVALPTIDDKVQAARLSAERDVEWGPLAAVRFGVNFTKRDKSRLGEEGRLSIRGGDGYATAPIPGAGIDYAGPTGIPVASFDPTGSLGTIYDMNRWVDATVLARDWTVGEKVTTAYLMGELDGTLGRVPYSGNIGVQVVDTRQRASGNQVDLANCTGITTDTCPAVVKTGGIDYTKVLPSLNLTFDLGNDQLLRLGAGKQVSRANLDNLKASMNFGLQSATADDPALTGFAGNPELKPYEARALDLSYEKYFGKKGYVSAAVFYKKLDNYVINAPQMFDFAQYTSPSTPLPTTGQYAGSTIGFLTMPQNGQGGIMRGIELSANLPFGLVVNALDGFGMQVNHSHTDSSVRLPTSAFVTGSNAPVFNGAVDEIGLPGLSRNVTSLRLYYEKHGLQVSLAAYRRSSFIGQILDYRSESQFTFIKGETIADAQVSYDFQGGMLQGWSVFLQGHNLTNEPFREYTSDPKVFTNTVNFGRTYSAGLNYKF; encoded by the coding sequence ATGACGACACGTCGGGATGGCGCGCGGCGCCAGGCTTTCCAGTTGCATCCGGTTGCAGGGGCTTGCGCCCTGTTGATGATGATGGCGGCGCCGCTGCACGCGCAGGAAGCCGGCGCCCAGGACCCTGAAGACGCCGTCCGTCCGGCGGCCACGGTGACCGGCGAAGCCCCGATCGCCACCGTCAACGTGTCCGGCATCCGGCGCGGCATCGAGGCGGCCATCGAGATCAAGCGCAACGCCACCTCGATCGTCGAAGCGGTATCCGCCGAGGACATCGGCAAGCTGCCCGACACCACCGTCGCCCAGTCGATTTCGCGCCTGTCGGGCGTGACCACCCAGCGCAGCAAGATCAACGGCAAGGCGACCGAAGTCAGCGTGCGCGGCATGTCGCCGACCTTCAACGGCTCGCTGCTCAACGGCCGCGAGCAAGCCTCCACCAGCGACGCGCGCAGCCCCGAATTCGACCTGTTCCCGTCCGAACTGACCGGCAGCGTGCTGGTCTACAAGACGCCGGACGCGAGCCTGATCGGCCAGGGCCTGGCCTCGACCATCGACCTGCGCACCCTGCGCCCGCTCGACTTCGGCAAGCGCATGTTCGCGGCCAATGCGCGCAAGGAACGCATCGGCTTCGGTTCCGGCTCGGATCTCGGCTCGGGCCACCGCAAGACGCTGACCTATGTCGACCAGTTCTTCGGCCGCAAGCTGGGCCTGTCGGTCGGCCTGACCTCGTTCAAGCAGGACAACGGCGGCGAGCTGAAATTCGACAGCTGGGGCGCCAACACTGCCGACATCGACTACAACGGCCAGACCGTCAAGGCCATCAACGGCTTCATGGCCGAGACCTCGCGCCGCAAGGCCGAACGCGACGGCGCCTCGGTCACCCTGCAGTTCCGCCCCAACGACAAGTTCCGCTCGACGGCCGACCTGTTCTACTCGCGCGGCGAGGAAGCGACCAAGAAGACCGGCCTCGAAGGCGCCATCGTCGGCGGCACCGGCATCTACGACCCGAACGCCGTGCTGACCGACGCCACCATCGAGAACGGCATCGTCACCGCCGGCACCTTCAGCAACTACAAGGGCGACGTGCGCAACCACATGTTCTCGAACAAGGACCGGCTGCTGTCGGTCGGCGTGAACAACGAGCTCAAGGTGGGCGAATGGCGCATCGTGAACGACCTGTCGTACTCGAAGGGCACCAAGCGCATCAGCAACTTCGAGACCATCGCCGGCCAGCCGGGCAATACGCCCGAAAGCCAGCTCGGCTCGATCAGCTACAGCGGCTTCAATGGCACCAACTACAATAGCGTGCGCTTCACGCCGAGCCTCGATTATTCGGACCGCAACGTGGCGCTGCTGACCGACGTCGCCGGCTGGGGCGGCGGCCCGCTGTCGCCGCAGGCCGGCTACGTGGCCCTGCCGACCATCGACGACAAGGTGCAGGCGGCGCGCCTGTCGGCCGAACGCGATGTCGAATGGGGGCCGCTGGCCGCCGTGCGCTTCGGCGTCAACTTCACCAAGCGCGACAAATCGCGCCTGGGCGAGGAAGGCCGCCTGTCGATCCGCGGCGGCGACGGCTACGCCACGGCGCCGATTCCCGGCGCCGGCATCGACTATGCCGGCCCGACCGGCATCCCGGTCGCGTCCTTCGACCCGACCGGCAGCCTGGGCACGATCTACGACATGAACCGCTGGGTCGACGCCACCGTGCTGGCGCGCGACTGGACGGTGGGCGAGAAGGTCACCACCGCCTACCTGATGGGCGAACTCGATGGCACCCTGGGACGGGTGCCGTACAGCGGCAATATCGGCGTGCAGGTGGTCGATACCCGCCAGCGCGCCAGCGGCAACCAGGTCGACCTGGCCAACTGCACCGGCATCACCACCGACACCTGCCCGGCCGTGGTCAAGACCGGCGGCATCGACTACACCAAGGTGCTGCCAAGCCTGAACCTGACCTTCGACCTCGGCAACGACCAGCTGCTGCGCCTGGGCGCCGGCAAGCAGGTCTCGCGCGCCAACCTGGACAACCTCAAGGCCAGCATGAACTTCGGCCTGCAGAGCGCCACCGCCGACGACCCGGCGCTGACCGGCTTCGCCGGCAATCCGGAACTCAAGCCGTATGAAGCGCGCGCGCTCGACCTGTCGTACGAAAAATACTTCGGCAAGAAGGGGTATGTCAGCGCGGCGGTGTTCTACAAGAAGCTCGACAACTACGTGATCAACGCACCGCAGATGTTCGACTTCGCCCAGTACACCAGCCCGAGCACGCCGCTGCCGACCACCGGCCAGTACGCCGGCTCGACGATCGGCTTCCTGACCATGCCGCAGAACGGGCAGGGCGGCATCATGCGCGGCATCGAGCTGTCGGCCAACCTGCCGTTCGGCCTGGTGGTGAACGCGCTCGACGGCTTCGGCATGCAGGTCAACCATTCGCATACCGATTCCTCGGTGCGCCTGCCGACCAGCGCCTTCGTCACCGGCAGCAATGCGCCGGTGTTCAATGGTGCGGTCGACGAGATCGGGCTGCCTGGCCTGTCGCGCAACGTCACCAGCCTGCGCCTGTACTACGAGAAGCACGGCCTGCAGGTGTCGCTGGCGGCCTATCGCCGCTCGAGCTTCATCGGCCAGATCCTGGACTACCGCAGCGAATCGCAGTTCACCTTCATCAAGGGCGAGACGATTGCCGATGCCCAGGTCTCCTACGATTTCCAGGGTGGCATGCTTCAGGGCTGGTCGGTGTTCCTGCAAGGGCATAACCTGACCAACGAACCGTTCCGCGAGTACACCAGCGATCCGAAGGTGTTCACGAACACCGTCAACTTCGGCCGCACCTACTCGGCGGGTCTCAACTACAAGTTCTGA
- a CDS encoding alpha-amylase family glycosyl hydrolase — translation MKPTFVHMFAALSLLAAAPAALAAPVADPYQPQEYVQFQHADWTKNASIYQINTRQFTQEGTFRAATLQLPRLKELGVDILWLMPIHPIGEVKRKGSLGSPYAVRDFRAVNPELGTLTDLKAFVGRAHALGLRVIIDWVGNHTSWDNVLMTQHPDWYAKGPDGKPQPTPWFNWDDIIDLDYGKPELRRYMTDAMKYWVQEAGIDGYRVDAAGLVPQDFWDHASRELRAIKPVFMLAEWESRDMHREAFDASYAWTWWEALHDIARGRSDATRLHAYYAWNNKFYPRQAYRMLYTTNHDKNAWDGTEFEAFGPAVDAAIVFSFVSEGIPMIYNGQEAGNTKRLAFFERDPIAWKDSPYTAFYKKLIALKKGNTALWNGEFGARMVQVPNNVPQQVLSFVRANDKDKVFVALNLSDKPARATFENKLQPALHHGAYRDFATGAKVDVGASTNFEMAPWSYRVLVK, via the coding sequence ATGAAGCCCACATTCGTCCACATGTTTGCAGCGCTGTCGCTGCTGGCTGCTGCCCCGGCGGCGCTGGCGGCGCCCGTCGCCGATCCGTATCAGCCGCAAGAGTACGTCCAGTTCCAGCACGCCGACTGGACGAAGAACGCCAGCATCTACCAGATCAACACGCGCCAGTTCACGCAGGAGGGCACGTTCAGGGCCGCCACCCTCCAGCTGCCGCGCCTGAAGGAGCTGGGTGTCGACATCCTGTGGCTGATGCCGATCCACCCGATCGGCGAAGTCAAGCGCAAGGGTTCCCTGGGCAGTCCGTACGCGGTGCGCGACTTCCGCGCCGTGAACCCCGAACTGGGCACGCTGACCGACCTGAAGGCATTCGTGGGCCGGGCCCACGCACTGGGCCTGCGCGTGATCATCGACTGGGTCGGCAACCATACCTCGTGGGACAACGTCCTGATGACGCAGCACCCGGACTGGTACGCGAAGGGGCCGGATGGCAAGCCGCAGCCGACGCCCTGGTTCAACTGGGACGACATCATCGACCTCGACTACGGCAAGCCGGAACTGCGCCGCTACATGACGGACGCAATGAAATACTGGGTGCAGGAAGCCGGCATCGATGGCTACCGGGTCGATGCCGCCGGCCTGGTGCCGCAGGACTTCTGGGACCATGCCAGCCGCGAGCTGCGCGCCATCAAGCCGGTGTTCATGCTGGCCGAGTGGGAGAGCCGCGACATGCACCGCGAGGCTTTCGACGCCAGCTATGCCTGGACCTGGTGGGAAGCGCTGCACGATATCGCGCGCGGCCGTTCCGACGCCACCCGCCTGCATGCCTACTACGCCTGGAACAATAAGTTCTATCCGCGCCAGGCCTATCGCATGCTGTACACGACGAACCACGACAAGAACGCCTGGGACGGCACCGAGTTCGAGGCCTTCGGCCCGGCGGTCGACGCGGCCATCGTGTTCAGCTTCGTCAGCGAAGGCATCCCGATGATCTACAACGGCCAGGAAGCAGGCAACACGAAGCGCCTGGCCTTCTTCGAGCGCGACCCGATCGCGTGGAAGGACTCGCCCTATACGGCGTTCTACAAGAAGCTGATCGCGCTCAAGAAGGGCAATACGGCGCTGTGGAACGGCGAATTCGGCGCCCGGATGGTGCAGGTGCCGAACAACGTTCCGCAGCAGGTCCTGAGCTTCGTGCGTGCCAACGACAAGGACAAGGTGTTCGTCGCATTGAACCTGTCGGACAAGCCGGCCAGGGCCACCTTCGAGAATAAGCTGCAACCCGCGCTGCACCACGGCGCTTACCGCGATTTCGCCACCGGCGCAAAGGTGGACGTGGGCGCGTCGACCAATTTTGAAATGGCACCGTGGAGTTACCGCGTGCTGGTGAAGTAA
- a CDS encoding ATP-binding protein — protein sequence MLSRLASRQSSLFQRLMFSFAGVILGVAVIGLAWVFLEAKATQRSRTFSENKAHTANILGHLSDVGPNVQRMLPVLEEIEANRVRMFRELDYHSHVRVRVWLHGRLVYNSAPELPDRLPEVATRAAYAWVRWEAHDALQGIVVERRHEVDDEWMFSIGGVGFLLSSTIFSLPLLLIPAWLIVGIGLRPLRTIASNIAQRSDGDLTPLPDSPYRELSPLVDAINGLMARLSQRIEHEHEFLTDAAHELKTPLAAIQINAHVLLSRAGNEMAERCAEPAAGLRSGVARATHTVHQLLALERARAEPQVDHPRPQTDVAEFVRDRVAAAAHLAVQRNIEIEFHADADGSVPLHLESMASAVDNLISNAIKYSPQDGRIAVRLTRIGHIYRLAIGDQGPGIAPELRDRAFERFYRVPGQEQSGSGLGLAIAERGAARNGGIIVLSDGEGGRGLTATIEFAGAAA from the coding sequence ATGCTTAGCCGGCTCGCCAGCAGGCAGTCGTCGCTGTTCCAGCGCCTGATGTTCAGCTTCGCGGGTGTGATCCTGGGCGTCGCGGTGATCGGACTGGCGTGGGTATTCCTCGAGGCCAAGGCCACCCAGCGCAGCCGCACTTTCAGCGAGAACAAGGCGCACACCGCCAATATCCTGGGCCACCTGTCGGATGTCGGGCCGAATGTGCAGCGCATGCTGCCGGTCCTGGAGGAGATCGAGGCAAATCGGGTGCGCATGTTCCGGGAACTGGATTACCACTCGCATGTGCGGGTGCGCGTCTGGCTGCACGGCCGCCTGGTCTACAACTCGGCGCCAGAGCTGCCGGACCGGCTGCCGGAAGTCGCCACCCGCGCTGCCTATGCCTGGGTACGTTGGGAAGCGCACGACGCGCTCCAGGGCATCGTGGTCGAGCGCAGGCACGAAGTCGACGACGAATGGATGTTCTCGATCGGCGGCGTCGGATTCCTGCTGTCCTCGACCATCTTCAGTCTGCCGCTGCTCCTGATTCCCGCCTGGCTGATCGTCGGCATCGGCCTGCGTCCGCTACGCACGATCGCGTCAAACATCGCCCAGCGCTCCGACGGCGACCTGACCCCGCTGCCCGATTCGCCCTACCGCGAACTCTCGCCGCTGGTGGACGCGATCAACGGCCTGATGGCGCGCCTGTCCCAGCGCATCGAACACGAACACGAGTTCCTGACCGATGCCGCGCACGAACTCAAGACGCCGCTGGCGGCGATCCAGATCAACGCCCACGTGCTGCTCAGCCGCGCAGGCAACGAGATGGCCGAGCGCTGCGCCGAACCGGCGGCCGGCCTGAGAAGCGGCGTCGCGCGCGCCACCCACACGGTGCACCAGTTGCTGGCGCTGGAGCGGGCGCGCGCCGAGCCGCAGGTCGACCATCCGCGCCCGCAGACCGACGTCGCCGAATTCGTGCGCGACCGGGTGGCGGCGGCGGCCCACCTGGCGGTGCAGCGCAATATCGAGATCGAGTTCCACGCCGACGCCGACGGCAGCGTGCCGCTGCACCTGGAAAGCATGGCCTCGGCGGTCGATAACCTGATCAGCAATGCGATCAAGTATTCGCCGCAGGATGGCCGCATCGCCGTGCGCCTGACGCGCATCGGCCACATCTATCGCCTGGCGATCGGCGACCAGGGGCCGGGCATCGCGCCGGAGTTGCGCGACCGGGCCTTCGAGCGCTTCTACCGGGTGCCGGGACAGGAGCAGTCAGGCAGCGGCCTGGGACTGGCGATCGCCGAACGCGGCGCGGCGCGCAATGGCGGCATCATCGTGCTGTCGGATGGCGAAGGTGGCCGCGGCCTGACGGCGACCATCGAGTTCGCCGGCGCCGCGGCGTGA
- a CDS encoding response regulator transcription factor: MIEDDLAIGQALLSVFQDEGHTAVWLRLAADAGTRIRDEAFDAVVLDLGLPDGDGNDLLRMLRADGVRLPVLIISARDSLQDRLKGFDLGADDYLIKPFEIPELLVRLRAIVRRAHGTLEENLWTAGDIVLDENRMAVTRGGQPVTLSKTEFALLLTLMKQANRVLTRVELERRALPAADGQSGQSQTLDVHIFNLRKKIGEGVIRTVRGVGYMVQQDA; encoded by the coding sequence ATGATCGAAGACGATCTCGCCATCGGCCAGGCGTTGTTGTCGGTATTCCAGGACGAGGGCCACACGGCCGTCTGGCTGCGCCTGGCGGCCGATGCCGGGACCCGCATCCGCGACGAAGCGTTCGACGCGGTGGTGCTCGACCTCGGCCTGCCCGACGGCGACGGCAACGACCTGCTGCGTATGCTGCGCGCCGACGGCGTGCGCCTGCCGGTATTGATCATCAGCGCGCGCGACAGCCTGCAGGACCGCCTGAAGGGCTTCGACCTGGGCGCCGACGACTACCTGATCAAGCCGTTCGAGATTCCCGAACTGCTGGTGCGGCTGCGCGCCATCGTGCGCCGCGCCCACGGCACGCTGGAAGAAAACCTGTGGACGGCTGGCGACATCGTGCTCGACGAGAACCGCATGGCGGTGACGCGCGGCGGCCAGCCGGTGACCTTGTCGAAGACCGAGTTCGCGCTGCTGCTGACCCTCATGAAGCAGGCCAACCGGGTCTTGACGCGGGTCGAGCTGGAACGACGCGCGCTGCCCGCCGCGGATGGCCAAAGCGGCCAGAGCCAGACCCTGGACGTCCACATCTTCAACCTGCGCAAGAAGATCGGCGAAGGCGTGATCCGCACCGTGCGCGGCGTCGGCTACATGGTGCAGCAGGATGCTTAG